The Lucilia cuprina isolate Lc7/37 chromosome 5, ASM2204524v1, whole genome shotgun sequence genome includes a window with the following:
- the LOC111686849 gene encoding thioredoxin domain-containing protein 6-like gives MAKKTTAPKLQEDIQTDEELNTFLDRPGLCVLDIYSEWCGPCLGMVGSLRKLKLDLGGDNLSFAICKADTVEVFKRFRRKSEPTWLFVTNHKAVNIFFGTDVPKLFSLIYSELRLVSLKTRNFYELNEYQPIELQRLKIKEEAINKALALEFEKKETKRLNYLYDVTNTIMENLIDMGVTIFGPQVNRDLLKIILQRGEQLKIQCKERKTVVLTREHFQTIHFDCPNPIRDEVLEQLEDKELFICYWKVMGDGEDVARILKQFAEDLQMSHTEPTADETEESVLLPAILQPLEVKIEEKIEDSQMSLAQSQDKLLTPPGSQDLLGSLREYEEDSNEEEIYYPALDLDFPTDFRDFDEQLSDKDEVDLFPVVVKKKTKTRKISIPPIWTPNNQRTHAALIYTYFRNQTVTFLPPDPKPEPPYVIMAFDVYKKRDLILHAERYRNEVPMYGFFTSDDADEAKFITNSLEKYKVQTTNDKIVLKVKKATSHTMLQLVTYGPSYVSPNLVVAQDEVLKFFPPTYKTAEQELQEERANLAKETIEKQAKSIKKQKTPKTKETIEMKRHSDKLLETQDPNTLVERALSLNGLEVANETIVPEESPAAAA, from the exons atggccAAAAAGACAACAGCTCCTAAATTACAAGAAGATATACAAACCGATGAGGaactaaatacatttttagatAGACCAGGCTTATGTG tTTTAGATATATATTCCGAATGGTGTGGTCCCTGTTTGGGTATGGTGGGAAGTTTAAGAAAGCTTAAATTAGATCTAGGAGGAGATAATTTAAGTTTTGCCATA tgTAAAGCGGATACTGTAGaagtatttaaaagatttagaCGTAAAAGTGAACCCACCTGGTTGTTTGTAACg AACCACAAAGCTGTAAATATCTTTTTTGGTACCGATGTACCCAAACTGTTTTCCCTAATCTATTCTGAACTTCgtttagtttctttaaaaacccgaaatttttatgaattaaacGAATATCAGCCTATAGAGTTACAACGTCTTAAAATCAAAGAAGAAGCCATAAATAAGGCCTTAGCATTGGAATTTGAGAAAAAAGAAACCAAACGTTTGAATTATCTCTACGATGTCACTAATACCATAATGGAAAATTTGATTGATATGGGTGTTACGATCTTTGGGCCACAAGTTAATcgtgatttattaaaaatcatccTGCAAAGAGGCGAACAATTAAAAATCCAATGCAAAGAACGCAAAACGGTGGTGCTTACCAGAGAACACTTTCAAACTATACACTTTGATTGTCCCAATCCCATAAGAGATGAAGTTTTGGAACAATTAGAGGATAAAGAATTGTTTATTTGCTATTGGAAGGTAATGGGAGATGGTGAAGATGTTGCtagaatattaaaacaatttgcaGAAGATTTACAAATGTCTCACACTGAGCCTACGGCGGATGAAACTGAAGAGTCGGTACTATTGCCGGCCATATTGCAGCCACTGGAGgttaaaattgaagaaaaaattgaag ATTCTCAAATGTCTTTAGCTCAATCCCAAGATAAACTTCTTACACCCCCTGGATCCCAAGATTTACTAGGATCTTTGAGGGAATATGAAGAAGACAGCAACGAAGAGGAAATTTATTATCCTGCATTAGATTTAGATTTTCCTACAGACTTTAGAGACTTCGATGAACAGCTGTCAGATAAAGATGAAGTTGATTTGTTTCCTGTggtagtaaaaaagaaaactaagacCAGAAAAATTAGCATACCACCCATTTGGACTCCAAATAATCAACGCACTCATGCCGCCCTAATATACACGTATTTCCGTAATCAAACGGTTACATTCTTACCGCCAGATCCAAAACCTGAACCACCATATGTTATAATGGCTTTTGATGTCTATAAGAAGAGAGATTTGATTCTACATGCCGAACGTTATAGGAATGAGGTACCCATGTATGGTTTCTTTACCAGTGATGATGCAGATGAGGCTAAATTTATAACCAATTCTTTGGAGAAGTATAAAGTGCAGACAAC CAACGACAAGATCGTCTTAAAAGTTAAAAAGGCCACATCTCACACCATGCTGCAATTGGTTACGTATGGACCCAGCTACGTTAGTCCTAATCTTGTGGTAGCACAAGATGAAGTCTTAAAATTTTTCCCACCCACCTATAAAACTGCCGAACAAGAGTTACAAGAAGAACGAGCTAATTTGGCAAAAGAGACGATAGAAAAACAAGCAAAGagcattaaaaaacaaaagacacCGAAAACTAAAGAGACAATTGAGATGAAAAGACATTCTGATAAACTTTTGGAAACTCAAGACCCTAACACTTTAGTTGAGAGAGCTTTAAGCTTGAATGGTTTGGAAGTGGCTAATGAAACAATCGTTCCTGAAGAAAGTCCTGCTGCTGCTGCTTGa